ACTTGCGGTGCACGCGGAGCATCACCTTCCGTCACTGAATTAGGGCCGCCCGAAAGAATGATGCCTGCCGGCTTGAAATCGCGAATGAATTCATCACCTACATCGAATGGATGCAACTCACAGTAAACATGAGATTCGCGCACGCAGCGCGCTATGAGCTGGCTGTATTGCGATCCAAAGTCAAGGATCAGAATTTTTTGATGGGACATAAAATTATCAGGGTAAGTTATTAAGAGTAGATTATTAATTCTTTGTTGGGTGCGACAAGTGTTACCAGCCCACAGACAGAGCGATTGGCCTCTACCAAATTTTCAGCTTACGGTATTCAGCCATTTTCACCACAGCTAATAACTAATCGCTAACCACAACTAATCAATATGGTAATTCGGTGCTTCCTTGGTGATCTGCACGTCGTGGACATGTGATTCACGGATACCGGCAGACGTTATTTGCACAAATTCAGCCTTGGTATGCATTGTGGCGACATCCGGGCAACCCAGATAGCCCATACTGGCACGTAGCCCCCCCATTAGTTGGTGGATAACCGCCAACACGCTACCCTTGTAAGGCACGCGTCCTTCCACTCCCTCAGGCACCAATTTTTCTTGATTGGCTTCGCTATCCTGAAAATAACGATCACTGGAACCCTGCTGCATCGCGCCTAAACTGCCCATGCCGCGATAGGATTTATAGGAACGGCCCTGGAACAACTCCACCTCACCGGGCGCTTCTTCTGTCCCGGCAAACAGTCCACCCAACATCACGACGTGCGCACCTGCTGCAATCGCCTTTGCGATGTCGCCGGAATAGCGCACTCCACCGTCTGCAATGAGCGCTATACCGGAGCCTTGCAGTGCGTCCGCCACATTCTGGATAGCCGATATTTGCGGCACGCCGATACCCGCGACCATGCGCGTAGTGCAAATCGAGCCGGGGCCAATTCCGACTTTAACGCCGTCTGCGCCATGATCCACAAGGGCCTTGGCGGCGGCGGCAGTAGCAATATTTCCGCCAATCACATCCACGTTCGGAAAATTTTTCTTTACCCACTTAACACGATCCAGTACGCCCTGTGCATGACCATGAGCGGTATCGACTATGAGAACATCCACTCCGGCTTCTACCAATAAAGTAGCGCGTTCGTCCGTGCCTTCGCCCACTCCGATCGCGGCACCCACGCGCAAACGTCCCAGTTCATCTTTGCACGCCAGCGGATGTTCGCTGGATTTAAGAATATCCTTTACGGTAAATAAGCCACACAGCTCAAACGCATCATTCACTACCAGTACACGTTCAATACGATGCTGATGCATCAATCCGCGCGCCTCATCCCGGCTGGCGTTTTCCTTTACCGTGATCAACCGTTCTCGCGGTGTCATGATATTTTGGATGGGTTGATCCAGGTTACTTTCAAAACGCAAATCACGGTTAGTCACAATACCGACCACCTGCTTCCCCTGCACCACCGGCAATCCGGAAATATTATGCTGGCGAGTGAGGTTCAGCACATCGCGTACTGTCATCCCGGGTGTGACGGTAATGGGGTCCTTCACCATCCCACTTTCAAAACGCTTAACCTTGGATACCTCAGCAGCCTGCTGCTTGGCGGTCATATTTTTGTGTACGATGCCGATCCCCCCTTCCTGCGCCAAAGCTATTGCCAGACGCGCCTCAGTAACGGTATCCATGGCAGCGGATAGCAGAGGAATATTCAAGGTAATGTTGCGGGTAAGCTGGGTACGCAAACTGACATCACGCGGCAATACATTGGAGTGTGCCGGAATCAGCAGGACATCATCAAAAGTTAGCCCTTTTTGGGTGATACGCATAATAGATCAACCTCAACAAAAATTACCGATGGATTGGTATTTTATAGGTTTTTACCAGTACCAACTTCAATTTGTGCAAATGCATAACAGTCGTTATCTCGGAATCTTGTACACAGATATGTCATCAGCTAGGGTATTTTCAGTTCCGTACGGCTAATCGATTTCTGCAGCACCGTTGAATACGCCGCGAAAAAACTCTAAGCTGACCGCATGATGTACAGCGTGAGTAATGCCGAGGGCTATTAATCTGTCGTTGCAGGAGTACGCAGGAAGGACTCCACTACAGGCAGGAGTACCTGCGGTCGCTCTTCCGCTGGGGAATGGCCGCTGTCGTCGATCACAAACAACCGTGAGCCGGGGATCGCCTGGTGGAGTCGCTCGCCGACGCTGACCGGAACAATCCTGTCCTGCCTACCCCAAACGATGAGAGTCGGCACCCGGAGATTTGGATACTGTAGAGAAAGGTCTTCCAGGTCCGGCGGCTGGATCTGACGTGCGCTGGTTACTGCGGCATGACGACCCTCAGGTGTCTTCAAGGCCTTGGCGTAGACCTTAACCGCATCCTCGGGCACGGCCGAATTTTTTGCATACACTAATTTCATCACCTCTCGAATTTGAATTTCAGGCGGGATCAATCTCACGGCCAACGGCCCAAGTATAGGGGTGGCAAGTAAACGAATGAACATGGGCATTTGCTGCGGGTACGCGATACCGTCGATCAACACCAAGCCTCTCTGTCGATCAGGGGCCGATTGTTGCAGGTAGAGCGAAGCCACCAGCGCAATACCGCCGCCGAGGGAGTGTCCCACAATCGTTACATCTTTCAGATCGTTATCCACTACGTAATCGCGGATCAACCGTGCTTGTTCGTAGACCGAATAACGCTCATCGTCCGGTTTTGGAGAGTCACCAAAACCCTTCAGGTCAATTGCGATCACCCGGTTTTGTTGGGCCAGCGCAGGAGCCAAATGACGCCAAACATAGACGCTGTTGCCGAAGCCGTGAATTAGCAATACCGGCTTACCCGAACCTGACGTTTCCACGTGCAAATCAATGTGCGGCTCACCTTTCAAGGTTACCGGGTAATCTCGCCAAGCAGGCGTGCTCTTGTCAAGGACAGCACAGCCGGAGTTAACTGCTAACACAATGCCGCCAAACATTGTCATAAACCACTGTGTAGCCGCTAACATAAAACCTGATCTCATTTTGGCAAGACCCAATCGCCTAGCTTAAACAGAAATAGATAGACATCGAAAAACATGCCTACGGCGAACGCAAAGAGCGAGAAGAGAGGCAGCGATGCGGTAATCCAGCTAATCCGACGCACTCTCCGCATAAAATCGGCGTCGCCTGAATTCAGGTAGGTTGGAATACACACGACCGCGAAGGAAACTATGGCGAGAAACAGACAGAGTCCAAGGGAAAGCGGGAGAAGGTTGGAGAAATACAAATCAATCGGCTGGAGTTCTTTCCCGTAACAACATGACTGGCACTGATCGAGTACTTTGGCCGGTGCAGCCACAAAATCTCCCGCTGCATTTGTCAGCTTCCCCGCAAAGGCCTTCTTGCACTCGATAAGCACCATGATCTGATCCCGCTTGGCATTGATCATCTGATAAGACTGCAAAACGATACTGACAGCTCCCCACAGGGCGCCCAGCAAAATCAGTGGTAGCCCCAAAATGGGCATATCTTTCATATTTTTTTTACGGGATGAGTGACACTGACCAGTCGATGCAACTGCCAAACTAAGGTGCAGAACAGCCGAAGGTCAAGGCGCATGGCAAAGACTCCAACAAAGGTTGAAAGGAAATTAAGGGCGGTATGTTTTAGAGATCGTTAATTCACTCGTTTTTCTGAAATTTTTTCCATGCCCGTTATCGAGCACATCTTCCGCTTTCATGAATATCGAAATGTCCCGCTTAGTTAAAGCCACGGCTTATATCTTTAAAGATACAAAAATCGTTTAGATACAAACCGTGGCATTGAACATTCTTATAAGAAATTAATTGAATTTAATTCGAGATACACTGGTTGTATTTCATAGCCGATATAACTTGATATTTCCTGATCTCAACATTTAAAAACGGCTGTTAACTGGAACGTACTAATCTTACGTGATTAGGAACGGCGCTATATTCGCTAAACACCTTGCCAACGTAGAAACTGACAAACCAGGATAAGGCGCCGTC
This genomic interval from Candidatus Nitrotoga sp. AM1P contains the following:
- the guaB gene encoding IMP dehydrogenase; translation: MRITQKGLTFDDVLLIPAHSNVLPRDVSLRTQLTRNITLNIPLLSAAMDTVTEARLAIALAQEGGIGIVHKNMTAKQQAAEVSKVKRFESGMVKDPITVTPGMTVRDVLNLTRQHNISGLPVVQGKQVVGIVTNRDLRFESNLDQPIQNIMTPRERLITVKENASRDEARGLMHQHRIERVLVVNDAFELCGLFTVKDILKSSEHPLACKDELGRLRVGAAIGVGEGTDERATLLVEAGVDVLIVDTAHGHAQGVLDRVKWVKKNFPNVDVIGGNIATAAAAKALVDHGADGVKVGIGPGSICTTRMVAGIGVPQISAIQNVADALQGSGIALIADGGVRYSGDIAKAIAAGAHVVMLGGLFAGTEEAPGEVELFQGRSYKSYRGMGSLGAMQQGSSDRYFQDSEANQEKLVPEGVEGRVPYKGSVLAVIHQLMGGLRASMGYLGCPDVATMHTKAEFVQITSAGIRESHVHDVQITKEAPNYHID
- a CDS encoding alpha/beta fold hydrolase, with amino-acid sequence MRSGFMLAATQWFMTMFGGIVLAVNSGCAVLDKSTPAWRDYPVTLKGEPHIDLHVETSGSGKPVLLIHGFGNSVYVWRHLAPALAQQNRVIAIDLKGFGDSPKPDDERYSVYEQARLIRDYVVDNDLKDVTIVGHSLGGGIALVASLYLQQSAPDRQRGLVLIDGIAYPQQMPMFIRLLATPILGPLAVRLIPPEIQIREVMKLVYAKNSAVPEDAVKVYAKALKTPEGRHAAVTSARQIQPPDLEDLSLQYPNLRVPTLIVWGRQDRIVPVSVGERLHQAIPGSRLFVIDDSGHSPAEERPQVLLPVVESFLRTPATTD